Below is a genomic region from Streptomyces sp. NBC_00461.
CTGGTCGTAGAGACTGCTCACCCGCTGCCGGACGTCTTCGCGGCTGGGGCCCTCGTCCGCCGTCATCGGTACGGCGTCGGCGGTCTGCGAGAACAGGGCCACCGAGGTGAGGGCAGCGGTCGCGAGAGCGGAGTTGCGCATACCGGGAAGGCCGAAGCCTCCTGGACGCGACGATCGTTCCGGCGCCATGGGAGCCGTACTCCTTCCGTACTCCGCCTACCGAGTTAGCTGTCGGGTTCGGGCGGTCGACTCCGGAAGGCATGCCCTACGGCCCTTGCCCTTGCGGGCGGTTGGGCCGATTCACCCCATCGTTCGGTTGGGTCCCCGGCTCCGGCTGCCACAGGGGCGCACCGGACTCGGCGGAGGCCGCGCGTCCCGACGGGGTTCGCCGGAGGGTCTCGTGCGGCCTGCTGCCAAACTAGCCAACTTGTGCGACTCGTGTGAAGGTTGAAGGCCGGAATGTCCGATACGCTTTTGTGACCTTCGTCGTGACGGTCCGTCAGATCCGAGTGTTGTGCACACAGCGAATCCGGACGGCGACCGACCGTCGCGGACCGACGGCGTCGCGGAAGGTGTAAGGACTCAGGAGCAGAAGTCAGGAACGGGGGCCGTCGCTCCGCTGCTCGCGCTCGGCGTTCCGCTTCTTGATGCGGGCCCCCTCCTTGCGGACCTCGGCCTGGGTGGCACGCTCCTTCTGCAGCCACTCGGGCTGTTCCTGCTTCAGTGCGTCGATCTGGTCCGTGGTGAGCGGCTCGGTGACCCCGCCGCGTGCGAGGCCCGCGATGGAGACGCCGAGCTTCGCCGCGACCACCGGACGCGGGTGCGGCCCGTTGGCCCGAAGCTCGCGCAGCCACTCGGGCGGCTCGGCCTGGAGCTGGTCGAGCTGGGCGCGCGAGACGACACCCTCACGGAACTCGGCGGGGGTGGCCTCGAGGTACACACCCAGCTTCTTCGCCGCGGTCGCGGGCTTCATCGTCTGGGTGGTCTGGTGCGACATCATGGTGCCCAGGGTATCGAGCGTGTTCGAGACCTCCGACCACGGCCGGTAGCCTGGCGGGGTGACAGGCACGGAAGCATCCCAGACGTTCCGGCTCGCGTACGTCCCGGGAGCGACGCCCGCCAAGTGGGTGCGGATCTGGAACGAGCGCCTGCCCGACATCCCGCTGACCCTCCTCGCCGTACCGGCCGACGAGGCGTCCGAGGTGCTG
It encodes:
- a CDS encoding DUF5997 family protein, which produces MMSHQTTQTMKPATAAKKLGVYLEATPAEFREGVVSRAQLDQLQAEPPEWLRELRANGPHPRPVVAAKLGVSIAGLARGGVTEPLTTDQIDALKQEQPEWLQKERATQAEVRKEGARIKKRNAEREQRSDGPRS